Proteins from one Desmodus rotundus isolate HL8 chromosome 9, HLdesRot8A.1, whole genome shotgun sequence genomic window:
- the TKTL2 gene encoding transketolase-like protein 2, with translation MADDAKPDADTLQVLRDLANRLRVHSIRATCACSSGHPTSCCSAAEILSVLFFHTMRYKPAEPEHPDNDRFVLSKGHAAPILYAAWAEVGAVSESELLNLRQIHCDLEGHPTPRLPFVDVATGSLGQGLGAACGMAYAGKFFDRASYRVFCLVGDGEASEGSVWEALAFASHYGLDNLVAVFDVNRLGQSGPAPLGHRTDIYQQRCEAFGWNACAVDGHDVEALCQAFWQAAQVKNKPTAVVAKTFKGRGIPKVEDAENWHGKPMPKERADAIIKLIESQIQTNRNLTPKPPVEDSPPISIQDIRMTALIGYKAGDNVATQKACGLALAKLGHADKRVIVLDGDTKNLTFSEIFKEEHPERFIECFIAEQNMVSVALGCATRGRTIPFVSTFAAFLTRAFDQIRMGAISQTNINLIGAHCGVYIGEDEPSQMALEDLAMFRSIPNCTVFYPSDAVSTEHAVYLAANNKGMCFIRTSPSETAVIYTSQENFEIGQAKVIRHSVNDKVTVIGAGLTLHEALAAAADLSEQGISIRVIDPFTIKPLDAATIIANAKATGGRIITVEDHYREGGIGEAVCAAVSGEPDISVHQLAVSGIPQSEKPGELLDVFGISARHIVAAVKYTLMN, from the coding sequence ATGGCTGACGACGCCAAGCCCGATGCCGACACCCTGCAGGTGCTGCGAGACCTGGCCAACCGCCTGCGGGTTCACTCCATCAGGGCCACGTGTGCCTGCAGCTCCGGCCACCCCACGTCCTGCTGCAGCGCGGCCGAGATCCTGTCTGTGCTCTTCTTCCACACGATGCGGTACAAGCCCGCAGAGCCCGAACACCCCGACAACGACAGGTTCGTGCTCTCCAAGGGCCACGCGGCCCCCATCCTCTACGCTGCCTGGGCGGAGGTGGGCGCCGTCAGCGAGTCGGAGTTGCTGAACTTGAGGCAGATTCACTGTGACTTGGAGGGACATCCCACCCCAAGACTGCCCTTTGTCGACGTGGCAACCGGGTCGCTGGGGCAGGGGCTCGGAGCCGCGTGCGGCATGGCCTACGCCGGCAAGTTCTTCGACAGGGCCAGCTACCGGGTGTTCTGCCTCGTGGGAGACGGCGAGGCCTCGGAAGGCTCAGTCTGGGAGGCCTTGGCCTTTGCTTCCCACTACGGCCTGGACAACCTGGTGGCCGTGTTCGACGTGAACCGTTTGGGACAGAGTGGCCCCGCGCCCCTCGGGCACCGCACGGACATCTATCAGCAGCGCTGTGAAGCCTTCGGCTGGAACGCCTGCGCCGTGGACGGCCACGACGTGGAGGCGCTGTGCCAAGCGTTTTGGCAGGCGGCGCAGGTGAAGAACAAGCCCACCGCCGTGGTGGCGAAGACCTTCAAGGGCCGGGGGATTCCCAAGGTCGAGGACGCAGAAAACTGGCATGGAAAGCCGATGCCGAAAGAAAGGGCAGACGCGATCATCAAGTTAATCGAGAGTCAGATACAGACCAACAGGAACCTCACACCGAAACCCCCTGTGGAAGACTCCCCTCCAATCAGCATCCAGGATATTAGAATGACCGCTCTGATTGGTTACAAGGCGGGCGACAACGTAGCTACTCAGAAGGCCTGTGGTTTGGCTTTGGCTAAACTGGGCCACGCGGACAAAAGGGTTATTGTCCTGGATGGTGACACGAAGAACCTCACCTTTTCTGAGATATTCAAGGAAGAACACCCTGAGCGTTTTATCGAGTGTTTTATCGCTGAGCAAAACATGGTAAGCGTGGCGCTGGGCTGTGCCACACGTGGTCGAACGATTCCTTTTGTTAGTACCTTCGCTGCCTTTTTGACTCGCGCATTCGATCAGATCCGGATGGGAGCCATATCTCAAACCAACATCAATCTTATTGGCGCCCACTGCGGAGTATACATTGGTGAGGATGAACCCTCCCAGATGGCCCTGGAGGATCTGGCCATGTTCCGAAGCATCCCCAACTGCACTGTTTTCTATCCAAGTGATGCTGTCTCGACAGAGCACGCTGTTTATCTGGCTGCCAATAACAAGGGGATGTGCTTCATTCGGACAAGCCCATCAGAAACTGCAGTGATTTATACCTCACAAGAAAATTTTGAGATTGGACAGGCTAAGGTCATCCGCCACAGTGTCAATGACAAAGTCACTGTTATTGGAGCTGGACTAACTCTGCATGAAGCCTTAGCAGCTGCTGCTGATCTCTCCGAACAAGGTATTTCTATCCGTGTCATTGACCCATTTACCATTAAACCCCTGGATGCTGCCACCATCATCGCCAATGCGAAAGCCACAGGTGGTCGGATTATCACAGTGGAGGATCACTACCGAGAAGGCGGCATTGGAGAAGCTGTATGTGCAGCCGTCTCTGGGGAGCCTGACATCTCTGTCCATCAGCTGGCAGTGTCAGGAATCCCTCAAAGTGAGAAACCTGGAGAACTGCTGGATGTGTTTGGAATCAGTGCCAGACACATCGTAGCAGCTGTGAAATAtactttaatgaattaa